From the genome of Papaver somniferum cultivar HN1 chromosome 2, ASM357369v1, whole genome shotgun sequence, one region includes:
- the LOC113348102 gene encoding uncharacterized protein LOC113348102: MPLYDCMLLLKPKVGKELLIDLVGRVGKHVYRRNGVLTEVRSFGKVNLGYGIKKLDGRHYEGQLMQMTMMVTPNFNKELQYLNKEDRLLRWLLVKHRGTDYGVDTTFDHMKGDYGGESLGGRSLFNDRSDEDDEDDEDDEDESV, encoded by the exons ATGCCTCTTTATGATTGCATGCTCTTGCTGAAGCCCAAAGTAGGGAAAGAGCTTCTTATAGACTTGGTTGGTCGAGTAGGTAAACATGTTTATCGACGAAATGGTGTGCTTACTGAAGTTAGGTCTTTTGGGAAGGTTAATCTTGGTTATGGTATCAAAAAGCTTGATGGAAGGCACTATGAG GGTCAATTGATGCAGATGACAATGATGGTTACGCCCAACTTCAACAAAGAATTACAGTACTTGAACAAGGAAGACCGTCTGCTTCGTTGGCTTTTGGTGAAACACAGGGGAACAGATTATGGTGTTGATACTACATTTGACCACATGAAGGGTGATTACGGAGGGGAGTCTCTGGGAGGAAGAAGTTTGTTTAATGATAGATCCGAcgaggatgatgaagatgatgaagacgatgaggaTGAATCTGTGTAG